One part of the Leclercia sp. LSNIH1 genome encodes these proteins:
- a CDS encoding HlyD family secretion protein, with translation MSQQDAAKEQASTRNNLRVVSVFAAAAIGIVGVLVILYAWQLPPFTRHTQFTDNAYVRGQTTFISPQVNGYITEVRVQDFERVRKGDLLLQIDDRIYRQRVHQAEAQLAMKIAALNNNLQQRKSAEAVIQRNEAALKNARAQSQKTQADLKRVKDLTADGSLSIRERDAALASAAQGSADIDQAKATLEMSRQDLQTAIVNRAALEADVENAKAALELAQIDLQNTRIVAPRDGQLGQIAVRLGAYVTAGTHLTTLVPPQHWVIANIKETQLANLRVGQPVKFTVDALNDKAYEGRVQSISPATGVEFSAITPDNATGNFVKIAQRIPVRIEVLGKPEESALLRPGMSVQVTIDTREAE, from the coding sequence ATGAGTCAGCAGGATGCCGCTAAAGAGCAGGCCAGTACCCGTAATAATCTGCGCGTGGTGTCAGTGTTCGCCGCTGCCGCCATCGGCATCGTTGGCGTGTTGGTGATCCTCTACGCCTGGCAGTTACCGCCGTTTACCCGCCATACCCAGTTTACCGATAACGCCTACGTGCGCGGCCAGACCACCTTTATCAGCCCGCAGGTGAACGGCTACATCACCGAGGTCAGGGTGCAGGATTTTGAGCGCGTCAGGAAGGGCGACCTGCTGCTGCAGATTGACGATCGTATCTACCGCCAGCGGGTACACCAGGCTGAAGCCCAGCTGGCGATGAAAATAGCCGCGCTGAACAATAACCTGCAACAGCGCAAAAGCGCCGAGGCGGTGATCCAGCGTAACGAAGCGGCGCTGAAAAACGCCCGGGCCCAGAGCCAGAAGACCCAGGCCGACTTGAAGCGGGTGAAGGACTTAACCGCCGACGGCTCGCTCTCCATTCGTGAGCGGGATGCGGCGCTGGCGAGTGCCGCCCAGGGCAGCGCCGACATCGACCAGGCGAAGGCCACGCTGGAGATGTCGCGCCAGGATCTGCAAACCGCCATCGTTAACCGCGCCGCGCTGGAGGCCGACGTCGAAAACGCGAAGGCGGCCCTCGAGCTGGCGCAGATCGACCTGCAAAATACCCGTATCGTGGCGCCGCGCGACGGCCAGCTCGGGCAAATTGCGGTGCGTTTAGGCGCCTATGTGACCGCCGGAACCCACCTCACTACCCTGGTGCCGCCGCAGCACTGGGTGATCGCCAATATCAAAGAGACCCAGCTGGCAAACCTGCGCGTCGGCCAGCCGGTGAAATTCACCGTCGATGCCCTGAACGACAAAGCCTATGAAGGCCGGGTGCAGAGCATCTCCCCCGCCACCGGGGTGGAGTTCAGCGCCATTACGCCGGATAACGCCACCGGGAACTTCGTCAAGATTGCCCAGCGTATTCCGGTGCGTATTGAAGTATTAGGCAAGCCGGAGGAGTCGGCCCTGCTGCGTCCTGGCATGTCGGTGCAGGTGACCATTGATACCCGGGAGGCAGAATGA
- a CDS encoding efflux transporter outer membrane subunit: MIRRPLTALLIAAALSACQSVDVEPAKPTLQIPAQWRASTGPASPAEQMWWRNFHDNHLNAYVDQALRNNSDVLIARERINEYQARVYASEGNLFPTLDADLNAGRARSQSAATGLPTYGALYKGSLTASYDVDIWGANRRTTDAARASLEAQKAAAAAADLTVASSVASGYVTLLALDEQLKVTQSTLKAREEAFNLAQRQYQTGYSSRLELMQSDSELRSTRAQIPQVQNQIARQENALSLLLGGNPGSIARSDDFDALTPLRIPSQLPSTLLNRRPDIVQAERQLIAADASLAASRASLLPSINLTASGSIQDRTLPGLLDNPLELWSIGGSILAPLLNRQALNAQVDIGQSQRNQALYSYEKTVRNAFKEVNDSLDAIARYGEQLTELVAQQAVAQETLRIAQNRYRNGYSSYLDVLDAQRTLFSVQTSVVQAKNNLLLAQIDLYKALGGGWSAS, from the coding sequence ATGATCCGCCGCCCGCTAACCGCCCTGCTGATTGCCGCCGCCCTGAGCGCCTGCCAGTCGGTGGATGTTGAGCCAGCGAAGCCGACGCTACAGATCCCCGCCCAGTGGCGCGCCAGCACCGGCCCTGCCAGCCCGGCTGAGCAGATGTGGTGGCGCAATTTTCACGACAATCATCTCAACGCTTACGTTGACCAGGCCCTGCGTAACAACAGTGACGTGCTGATTGCCCGGGAGCGAATCAACGAGTACCAGGCGCGGGTCTACGCCAGCGAGGGTAACCTGTTTCCGACCCTGGATGCCGATCTCAATGCGGGTCGCGCCCGTTCTCAGTCGGCGGCAACCGGTCTGCCAACCTATGGGGCGCTCTACAAAGGCAGCCTGACTGCCAGCTACGACGTAGACATCTGGGGGGCGAACCGCCGCACCACCGATGCCGCCCGGGCGAGCCTCGAGGCGCAAAAGGCGGCCGCCGCCGCGGCCGATCTGACGGTGGCCTCCTCGGTGGCCTCGGGGTACGTCACCCTGCTGGCGCTGGACGAGCAGCTTAAGGTCACGCAGTCGACCCTCAAAGCGCGGGAAGAGGCCTTTAACCTGGCACAGCGGCAGTATCAGACCGGCTACAGTTCGCGCCTGGAGCTGATGCAGTCCGACTCCGAGTTGCGCTCGACGCGGGCGCAGATCCCGCAGGTGCAGAACCAGATTGCCCGTCAGGAGAATGCGCTCAGCCTGCTGCTGGGGGGTAATCCGGGGAGTATCGCCCGCAGTGACGATTTCGATGCTCTGACGCCGCTGCGTATCCCGTCGCAACTGCCCTCAACGCTGCTTAATCGCCGCCCGGATATTGTGCAGGCGGAACGCCAGCTCATTGCCGCCGATGCCTCGCTTGCGGCTTCGCGCGCCAGTCTGCTGCCATCGATCAACCTGACCGCGAGCGGATCGATCCAGGATCGCACCCTGCCCGGTCTGCTGGACAACCCGCTGGAGCTGTGGAGCATCGGCGGCAGTATTCTGGCCCCGCTGCTGAACCGTCAGGCGCTGAACGCCCAGGTGGATATCGGCCAGTCGCAGCGCAACCAGGCGCTTTACAGCTATGAAAAAACCGTGCGCAATGCCTTCAAAGAGGTGAACGATAGCCTGGATGCCATCGCCCGCTATGGCGAGCAGTTGACCGAGCTGGTGGCGCAGCAGGCGGTCGCCCAGGAGACGCTGCGCATCGCCCAGAATCGCTACCGCAACGGCTATTCATCCTATCTGGACGTGCTCGACGCCCAGCGCACGCTGTTCTCGGTGCAGACCAGCGTGGTGCAGGCGAAAAATAACCTGCTGCTGGCGCAGATCGATCTGTATAAGGCGCTGGGCGGCGGCTGGTCGGCATCGTAA
- a CDS encoding O-methyltransferase translates to MQQQWSAVDNYMISELIPQDEVLQKVLDNNQRAGLPAHDVAANQGQLLALFVRMTQARRILEIGTLGAYSSIWMARALPADGKLITLEADPVHAQVARQNIHLAGLEQRIELIEGPALLSLERFDAIPPFDLIFIDADKPNNPGYLEWALHYSRPGTVIIGDNVVRDGEVVNGQSDDARVHGVRRFIEMIGDNPRLTATALQTVGVKGWDGFTLAMVNG, encoded by the coding sequence ATGCAACAACAGTGGTCTGCCGTAGATAATTACATGATTTCCGAGCTTATTCCTCAGGATGAGGTGCTGCAAAAGGTCCTTGATAATAACCAGCGCGCCGGGTTACCAGCCCACGACGTCGCCGCCAATCAGGGGCAGTTACTGGCGCTGTTTGTCCGCATGACCCAGGCGAGGCGCATTCTGGAGATTGGCACCCTCGGGGCTTACAGCAGTATCTGGATGGCGCGCGCCCTGCCCGCGGATGGCAAGCTGATCACGCTGGAGGCCGACCCGGTTCACGCTCAGGTCGCCCGGCAGAACATTCATCTGGCGGGACTGGAGCAGCGTATTGAGCTGATCGAAGGTCCGGCCCTGCTCTCCCTTGAGCGCTTCGATGCGATCCCGCCTTTTGATCTGATCTTTATCGATGCCGATAAACCGAATAACCCGGGCTATCTGGAGTGGGCGCTGCACTACTCCCGGCCGGGGACGGTGATCATCGGCGATAACGTGGTGCGGGATGGAGAAGTGGTTAACGGCCAGAGCGACGACGCCCGGGTACACGGGGTGCGGCGGTTTATTGAGATGATCGGCGATAATCCGCGCCTGACCGCCACCGCGTTACAGACGGTGGGTGTGAAAGGATGGGATGGGTTTACGCTGGCGATGGTGAACGGTTAA